A single window of Anopheles moucheti chromosome 2, idAnoMoucSN_F20_07, whole genome shotgun sequence DNA harbors:
- the LOC128296699 gene encoding serum response factor homolog A-like, with translation MQASAPPASQGSARTKRSRQQRSRRQKQKQQQRQEGTIYRPPQMRLQQLTQPQGQQMQQKQQQQPQRQLYASVAATVPLQQAGGTWSVVGPRKQPRTSVQQQQPRSQQQQRVRRMKSGVIEVVPQAGKTWVEVYTKVRRALNQDESMRDIAQHVKMGKRTRVNNLRLPLSRSADTEGIRTKIQELLGEEATMSDLIVSHIDPSATEQELRDALDAAIEGKAGITTLSMWERFDGVKTARVRLPAKQVKALSGRSIKLCGCISYLDEAMPAPVERQRCYRCLLLGHLARDCR, from the coding sequence ATGCAGGCATCGGCACCGCCCGCTAGCCAGGGCAGCGCTCGCACAAAGCGCAGCCGGCAGCAACGGAGCCGTCGCCAaaagcagaagcagcagcaacggcaggAGGGGACCATCTACCGTCCTCCTCAAATGCGGTTGCAGCAGCTGACCCAACCCCAGGGTCAGCAGATGCAgcagaagcaacagcagcagccgcagcggcagcTGTACGCGTCGGTAGCAGCGACGGTGCCACTCCAGCAGGCAGGCGGCACCTGGTCGGTGGTGGGGCCCCGCAAGCAGCCGCGTACAtcggtgcagcagcagcagccacgcagccagcagcagcagcgagttCGTCGCATGAAGAGCGGCGTAATCGAGGTGGTACCTCAGGCCGGGAAGACGTGGGTCGAGGTATACACTAAGGTCCGTCGCGCTTTGAACCAGGACGAGAGCATGCGTGACATCGCCCAGCACGTCAAAATGGGCAAACGCACGCGCGTTAACAATCTTCGTCTTCCGCTTAGCCGGTCCGCCGACACGGAAGGGATCCGCACGAAGATCCAGGAGCTGCTGGGTGAGGAAGCGACCATGAGTGACCTCATCGTCAGCCACATCGATCCTTCGGCCACCGAGCAGGAGCTGCGTGATGCTCTCGACGCAGCGATCGAGGGCAAGGCAGGAATCACCACGCTCAGCATGTGGGAGCGTTTCGACGGCGTCAAGACTGCTCGTGTCCGACTACCGGCAAAGCAGGTGAAGGCGCTCTCTGGGCGGTCCATCAAGCTGTGCGGCTGCATTAGCTACCTAGACGAGGCTATGCCAGCACCAGTTGAGCGACAGCGTTGCTATCGCTGTCTGCTCCTGGGCCACCTGGCTCGCGACTGCCGCTAG